The following DNA comes from Cedecea neteri.
CCGGATCGTAGTGGCGGAACGCCAGTGGATTAGTGGTTTTAGGGCCTTCAAAACGCACGCGTTCGAGTTGGTCGAAATAAGCTTGCATAGTTAACTCCGTCATCAGAAAACTGCGGCAGGATAGCTGGTCAGCTCATCCTGAATTTTCCCTGACGGTTGCTCAATTACGTTATTTCACACTGGGATTGAGAGAATACTCAAATGTGCGTCACCTCGCAAAAAAAGAATAAAATAATAAATAAACATCGCGTAACTGCTTCCATAAATTAGTGCAACAGACTAGCCATTCAATATGAAATCAGATCGCCATCATAATTTTACGATTAAACAAAAAAACATAACGCGAAGATAAAAATCAGTAATTGATGCTTTCCCCCAGAGCGATAACAATTCAAACCGTCTGCTGATATGAATCATTCTTTACTCCGATAAGCCCTTTCCCGACAGGTAAAATAATATGAAGATAAAGAACCTCTTAGTCACGCTATGTGCCTCACTTATCCTTACCAGCGTAAGTGGCATCGCAAAAGAAGTGAAAATCGGTATGGCGATTGATGACCTTCGCCTCGAGCGCTGGCAGAAAGATCGCGATATTTTTGTGAAAAAAGCGGAATCGTTAGGCGCAAAAGTTTTTGTCCAGTCCGCCAATGGCAACGAAGAAACGCAGATGTCGCAAATTGAAAATATGATCAACCGAGGTGTTGATGTATTAGTGATTATTCCTTACAACGGCCAGGTATTAAGTAACGTGGTCGCAGAGGCTAAACGTGAAGGCATTAAAGTGCTCGCCTACGATCGCATGATTAATAATGCTGACATTGATTTCTATATTTCTTTCGACAATGAAAAAGTCGGTGAATTACAAGCAAAAAGCATCGTAAGCAAAGTGCCGCAAGGGAACTATTTCTTAATGGGTGGTTCACCAGTAGATAATAATGCGAAATTATTCCGCGCCGGGCAGATGAAAGTATTGAAACCTTATATCGACGAAGGAAAAATTAAAGTCGTCGGCGATCAATGGGTTGACGGCTGGCTGCCGGAAAACGCGCTGAAAATTATGGAAAATGCCCTGACGGCAAACAATAACAAAATTGATGCCGTTGTCGCCTCTAACGACGCCACTGCGGGCGGCGCAATTCAGGCGTTAAGTGCGCAAGGGCTGGCGGGGAAAGTGGCTATTTCGGGTCAGGATGCCGATCTCGCGGGCATTAAACGCATTATTGCCGGCACACAAACGATGACCGTCTATAAACCGATTACCAAACTGGCGGACACCGCCGCTGAAATTGCCGTCGAACTGGGTGAAGGCAAACAGCCAGCCGCTGACGCCACATTAAATAATGGCCTCAAAGATGTCCCATCCCGCCTCTTAACGCCTATTGAGGTGGAAAAAACCAATATCGACAGCACCGTCATTGCCGACGGTTTCCACAAAAAGAGCGATCTCTAGCCGCCAGGCCTGCGCATATGCAGGCCTTCTCTTTCACCAGGAGGAGCCTAATGCCTCATTTGTTGGAAATGAAAAACATCACCAAATCCTTTGGGCCGGTGAAAGCCGTGGATAACGTAAGCCTGGCTCTGGAAGCTGGAGAAGTGATGTCGCTATGCGGTGAAAATGGCTCAGGTAAATCCACGCTAATGAAAGTGCTGTGCGGTATTTACCCTCACGGCAGCTATGAGGGCGAGATCTGGTTTGCCGGTGAGCCGCTGCAGGCAAACCATATTCGCGACACAGAACGTAAAGGCATCGCCATCATTCATCAGGAGCTGGCGCTAGTGAAGCACCTTACGGTGCTGGAAAACATCTTTCTTGGCGTAGAGATTACACATCGCGGCCTGCTCGACTTCGATGCCATGACATTACGCTGCCAAAAGTTGCTTGCCCAGGTGAACCTGACGCTCTCCCCGGAAACACGCGTGGGGGATTTGGGGTTGGGGCAGCAGCAGTTAGTGGAGATAGCGAAGGCGCTGAACAAGCAGGTCAGGCTACTGGTTCTGGACGAACCCACCGCCTCGCTCACCGAGCAGGAAACCGCCGTGCTGCTCGGGATAATTCGCGATCTGCAGGCGCACGGCATCGCCTGTATTTATATCTCCCACAAGCTCAATGAGGTGAAAGCCATTTCCGACACCATCTGCGTGATTCGCGACGGGCAGCCCATTGGCACTCGCGAAGCTAAGCAGATGAGCGAGGACGATATCATCACCATGATGGTTGGCCGGGAGCTGACCGCACTGTACCCCAGCGAACCCCACCAAACCGGTGATGAGATCCTGCGCGTCGAACACCTGACCGCATGGCACCCGGTCAACCGGCACATTAAGCGAGTCAACGATGCCTCGTTTTCTCTGCGAAAGGGGGAAATTTTGGGTATTGCCGGGCTGGTCGGCGCAGGAAGAACCGAGGCGGTGCAGTGCCTGTTCGGCGTCTGGCAGGGGCGCTGGGAAGGCGAAATCTACATCGATGGGCAGCAGGTCAGTATCAATAACTGCCAGCAGGCCATCGCTCACGGTATCGCCATGGTGCCGGAAGACCGCAAGAAAGATGGCATCGTACCGGTCATGGCCGTGGGGCAAAACATCACGCTTGCCGCATTAAGTCAGTTTTCGGGGGCCTTAAGCAGCCTGGATGAAGCACAAGAACAGCAATGCATGCTGCAGTCGCTGAAACGCCTGAAAGTCAAAACATCATCACCGAACCTGGCGATTGGCCGCCTGAGCGGAGGGAACCAGCAGAAAGCGATTCTTGCCCGCTGCCTGTTGCTCAATCCGCGCATCCTGATACTCGATGAGCCCACGCGAGGCATCGACATTGGCGCGAAGTACGAAATATACAAACTTATCAATCAACTGGTGCAGCAGGGGATAGCCGTCATCGTCATCTCCTCTGAACTCCCCGAAGTGCTCGGCCTGAGCGATCGCGTGCTGGTGATGCACGAAGGCCGCATAAAAGCCGATTTGATTAACCATAATCTGACCCAGGAAAAGGTCATGGAAGCCGCCCTGAGGAGTGACCCCCATGTCGAAAAGCAATTTGTCTGAAATGAAACTGACGGCACCAGGCCGTGCTCCCGCTGGGGCATTAAAATCGCTGAACCTGCAGGTTTTTGTCATGATTGCCGCGATTGCCGTCATCATGTTGTTCTTTACCTGGCAGACGGACGGTGCTTACCTGAGTGCCCGCAACGTCTCCAACCTGCTTCGGCAAACGGCTATTACCGGCATCCTCGCGGTGGGCATGGTGTTCGTCATTATTTCGGCTGAAATAGACCTCTCGGTTGGCTCAATGATGGGGCTTCTCGGCGGCGTGGCGGCCATTTTTGACGTCTGGCTAGGCTGGCCTTTGCCACTCACGATTGTTGTCACGCTGGCCCTGGGGCTGGTTCTCGGGGCATGGAACGGGTGGTGGGTTGCCTATCGCAAAGTGCCTTCGTTTATCGTCACGCTCGCGGGCATGCTGGCATTTCGCGGCATTCTTATCGGCATCACCAATGGTACAACCGTGTCACCGACCAGTGGGGCCATGTCGCAAATAGGGCAAAGCTATTTATCAGACGGCATTGGTTTTACCGTTGGCGTTCTCGGGTTGACGGCATTTATTGCCTGGCAGTGGCGGTTGCGTATGCGTCGCCAGACTCTCGGCCTTGCCGCGCCGGCATCGGGAGGCTTGGTTGGCCGTCAGGCAATCACGGCAGTGGTCGTGCTCGGCGCTATCTGGCTGCTGAACGACTATCGAGGCGTCCCGACGCCGGTACTGCTCCTTGCTTTGCTGCTGCTCGCCGGGATGTTTATGGCCACCCGAACTGCGTTTGGCCGCCGCATTTACGCCATCGGCGGCAATATTGATGCCGCGCGCCTTTCGGGAATAAATGTCGAACGTACTAAGCTCGCCGTGTTTGCGATAAACGGCCTGATGGTGGCGATAGCCGGGTTAATTCTTAGCTCGCGCCTCGGGGCCGGCTCACCTTCCGCAGGGAATATCGCCGAACTGGATGCTATCGCCGCGTGCGTCATTGGTGGAACCAGCCTGGCAGGCGGTATAGGCAGCGTCGCCGGTGCGGTGATGGGGGCGTTTATTATGGCCTCTTTGGACAACGGCATGAGCATGATGGACGTCCCGACCTTCTGGCAGTACATCGTGAAAGGCGCCATTTTGCTGCTCGCGGTATGGATGGATTCTGCGACCAAACGCCGGGCTTAACAGGCCTGGCGGGCAAAACGTGCAAACGATCACAATGCCGGGGTGGCGTTCCCCGGCACGCTCGCGGCTGTGATATGCAGACATCAGGTTAGCTACGGGAAACTATCGGCATGTTTGAGAAACGTCATCGCATCACGCTGTTGTTTAACGCCAATAAAGTCTACGACCGCCAGGTCGTCGAAGGTGTGGGGGAATATTTGCAGGCCTCTCAGTCAGAATGGGATATTTTTATCGAAGAGGATTTTCGCGCCCGCATTGATAATATCAAAGAGTGGCTGGGCGACGGCGTGATTGCCGATTTTGACGATCGGGAGATTGAACACTTACTGGAAGGTGCTGAAGTCCCGATTGTCGGCGTCGGTGGCTCCTACCACACACCGGAGCACTATCCCGCAGTGCATTACATCGCGACAGACAACCACGCGCTGGTAGAAAGCGCCTTCCTGCACCTGAAAGAGAAAGGCGTGCAGCGTTTTGCGTTTTATGGGTTGCCCGGCTCAAGCGGCAAACGCTGGGCGGCCGAACGCGAGCACGCTTTTCGCCAGTTGGTTGCGAAGGAAAAGTACCGGGGCGTGGTTTACCAGGGCTTAGAAACGGCGCCAGAAAACTGGCAGCACGCCCAGAACCGCCTGGCGGACTGGGTGCAAACGCTGCCGCCACAAACCGGCATTATTGCGGTCACGGACGCCCGAGCTCGCCACCTGCTGCAGGTTTGCGAGCACCTGCATATTCCCGTCCCGGAAAAGCTTTGCGTGATCGGCATCGATAACGAGGAACTGACCCGCTATTTATCGCGGGTTGCGCTCTCGTCAGTGGCACAGGGTACGCGTCAGATGGGCTATCAGGCCGCCAAACTGCTGCATCGCCTGCTGGACAGTGAAATCCTGCCGCTGCAGCGCGTGCTTGTGCCGCCGGTGAGGGTTGTGGAACGCCGCTCCACGGATTATCGCTCGCTGCACGACCCGGCGGTGATCCAGGCGATGCACTACATTCGCAATCACGCCTGCAAGGGAATTAAAGTCGAACAAGTGCTGGATGCGGTCGGGATCTCGCGTTCAAACCTGGAGAAACGTTTTAAAGAAGAGGTTGGCGAGACGATTCACGCGGTGATCCACGCCGAAAAACTGGAAAAAGCGCGCAGCCTGCTGATTTCAACTTCTTTATCTATCAATGAAATATCACAGATGTGCGGCTACCCGTCTTTGCAATATTTCTATTCGGTATTTAAAAAAGAGTATGACGCCACACCTAAAGAGCACCGCGATCGCTTTAGCGAAATTTTAGTTTAAACCTCTAAATAACAATGCCCTCCGAAGAGGGCATTAATATACATGTACGAATGGGAGCAGAATTAATTCGGCAGCATTAAACGCTGGTTGCTCTGATACATCGCGAACAGGAAGTTATTATAGCTTGAGCCTTTCGCCGAATACCCTTTCAGCTTGTGAATCATATTATTAGCCGTCACTTCCTGATCCGCTTTACGCAGCTTGGCGCGCTCTTTACGGAATGAAGAATAGGCCGGATGGGTATTCAGGTTAGCGACGTAAGCATTCACGCCTTCATTCACAGAGCCGTAATGCAGGTAGCCTTTCACTTTACCCGGCTCACTGTTGCAATGGCGCTTGGTGCACTTCATGCCAAACAGGTTGTTGTTGCTGCGGGCAAGTTTAGATGTGCCCCAGCCGCTTTCGGCCGCTGCCATTGTCGCCACCATATTGGTAGGAATGATATCGACTTTTTCCAGCAGGCTGTTCCACGGCACGCGGTTGGTGTTACCGCGCCACGCCACCTTGTACCGCTGGGTGATTTCTTTCAGACGTGCACGCTCAGTCGGCGACCAGCGCTTTTCGTACTGCTTTGAAATCAACCAGTTACGGTCGGCAGTTATCGCTGCATTTTGGCGGGTAATATATGGCATGACCGTCCGGAGAAACGCTTTTTTCCTTGGTGTCCCGGAAGGGTATTTTCGCAAATCAGGAAGCGAACCATTTTCACTATTGCGAGAATACTCTTTTTTACTACTTGCCAGTTTACTGCTTACCGCTTTCTTGCTGCTTACTTTCGTTATATGGGCCTTGCTGTGCGATTTAGGCTCATGTTTACTGGCGAGCGCGTGGCTTGAAAAGCCCACGGTCAGCAACATGAGTATCGCGGCCCCGAATCGTCGGAATGGGGGTGATATCATTAGCTCTCCTGGTCGGATCGATCGTTTCCAGTGCCTTATTTTTTAAAAGGTTTTAGAAAAATAGAGGCGAATTATATCAAAATTAACCGCTCAGAGCACGTTTAGAAATAGTACTATTCCGAAACAATGTCACCTATGAACTTCTTATGGTGGTAAAAAGTATTGTAAAATTCGGGGCTTAATCACACTTCGCGGCACAGCAAAAAAATGTACTGTGAAGAATGATTCCCGCGTTTAGAGAGTGAGATTATTGATTATATTTTTAAGGTGGCGGCGGCAATAGCCTGACGGCGAAACGACCGGGGTTGAGGCGCTCAAATAACATTTGATACAGGAAAATTGGCAACATGAGCCTGGTGCAGAACCTGATAAAAAAAGCCTTTGCAACGGCGAACGCCAATGAAGCCGCCAGCTTCCTTGCCAGCGCATGCAACCGCATGAAATTGCATAATAAAGAGCAAATTCAGGCCGAGGTTAGCGCGGCATTAGTCAACGTTAATCTCGTGCGCATCAGTGAAAAGCCGCCGCAAACCAAAACGGTTTATCAGGACTCGCCAGAAACCCTCCGTCGCCTGAGAGAAGCAGAGTCTCTCTCCACCAGCCTGCTTGCCCAGCTACGAGAAGTCCAACAGCGCTCCGCTCAGGGCGACACCGTAGAAACGACTGCCCGTCTGCAACGCTATGAAAAACAGGTCACAGAGCTCCAGAAAGCGCTGAATAT
Coding sequences within:
- the xylF gene encoding D-xylose ABC transporter substrate-binding protein: MKIKNLLVTLCASLILTSVSGIAKEVKIGMAIDDLRLERWQKDRDIFVKKAESLGAKVFVQSANGNEETQMSQIENMINRGVDVLVIIPYNGQVLSNVVAEAKREGIKVLAYDRMINNADIDFYISFDNEKVGELQAKSIVSKVPQGNYFLMGGSPVDNNAKLFRAGQMKVLKPYIDEGKIKVVGDQWVDGWLPENALKIMENALTANNNKIDAVVASNDATAGGAIQALSAQGLAGKVAISGQDADLAGIKRIIAGTQTMTVYKPITKLADTAAEIAVELGEGKQPAADATLNNGLKDVPSRLLTPIEVEKTNIDSTVIADGFHKKSDL
- a CDS encoding xylose ABC transporter ATP-binding protein; protein product: MPHLLEMKNITKSFGPVKAVDNVSLALEAGEVMSLCGENGSGKSTLMKVLCGIYPHGSYEGEIWFAGEPLQANHIRDTERKGIAIIHQELALVKHLTVLENIFLGVEITHRGLLDFDAMTLRCQKLLAQVNLTLSPETRVGDLGLGQQQLVEIAKALNKQVRLLVLDEPTASLTEQETAVLLGIIRDLQAHGIACIYISHKLNEVKAISDTICVIRDGQPIGTREAKQMSEDDIITMMVGRELTALYPSEPHQTGDEILRVEHLTAWHPVNRHIKRVNDASFSLRKGEILGIAGLVGAGRTEAVQCLFGVWQGRWEGEIYIDGQQVSINNCQQAIAHGIAMVPEDRKKDGIVPVMAVGQNITLAALSQFSGALSSLDEAQEQQCMLQSLKRLKVKTSSPNLAIGRLSGGNQQKAILARCLLLNPRILILDEPTRGIDIGAKYEIYKLINQLVQQGIAVIVISSELPEVLGLSDRVLVMHEGRIKADLINHNLTQEKVMEAALRSDPHVEKQFV
- the xylH gene encoding xylose ABC transporter permease XylH produces the protein MSKSNLSEMKLTAPGRAPAGALKSLNLQVFVMIAAIAVIMLFFTWQTDGAYLSARNVSNLLRQTAITGILAVGMVFVIISAEIDLSVGSMMGLLGGVAAIFDVWLGWPLPLTIVVTLALGLVLGAWNGWWVAYRKVPSFIVTLAGMLAFRGILIGITNGTTVSPTSGAMSQIGQSYLSDGIGFTVGVLGLTAFIAWQWRLRMRRQTLGLAAPASGGLVGRQAITAVVVLGAIWLLNDYRGVPTPVLLLALLLLAGMFMATRTAFGRRIYAIGGNIDAARLSGINVERTKLAVFAINGLMVAIAGLILSSRLGAGSPSAGNIAELDAIAACVIGGTSLAGGIGSVAGAVMGAFIMASLDNGMSMMDVPTFWQYIVKGAILLLAVWMDSATKRRA
- the xylR gene encoding D-xylose utilization transcriptional activator XylR (D-xylose enhances binding of XylR to the xyl promoter and activates transcription.), which encodes MFEKRHRITLLFNANKVYDRQVVEGVGEYLQASQSEWDIFIEEDFRARIDNIKEWLGDGVIADFDDREIEHLLEGAEVPIVGVGGSYHTPEHYPAVHYIATDNHALVESAFLHLKEKGVQRFAFYGLPGSSGKRWAAEREHAFRQLVAKEKYRGVVYQGLETAPENWQHAQNRLADWVQTLPPQTGIIAVTDARARHLLQVCEHLHIPVPEKLCVIGIDNEELTRYLSRVALSSVAQGTRQMGYQAAKLLHRLLDSEILPLQRVLVPPVRVVERRSTDYRSLHDPAVIQAMHYIRNHACKGIKVEQVLDAVGISRSNLEKRFKEEVGETIHAVIHAEKLEKARSLLISTSLSINEISQMCGYPSLQYFYSVFKKEYDATPKEHRDRFSEILV
- a CDS encoding protein bax, whose translation is MISPPFRRFGAAILMLLTVGFSSHALASKHEPKSHSKAHITKVSSKKAVSSKLASSKKEYSRNSENGSLPDLRKYPSGTPRKKAFLRTVMPYITRQNAAITADRNWLISKQYEKRWSPTERARLKEITQRYKVAWRGNTNRVPWNSLLEKVDIIPTNMVATMAAAESGWGTSKLARSNNNLFGMKCTKRHCNSEPGKVKGYLHYGSVNEGVNAYVANLNTHPAYSSFRKERAKLRKADQEVTANNMIHKLKGYSAKGSSYNNFLFAMYQSNQRLMLPN